The Shewanella sp. NFH-SH190041 genome has a window encoding:
- a CDS encoding porin: MNKTIIATALAAIIAAPAASAAVQVYQDNTNQFTFGGQLDARLITDQSLKHSPNMVSKGTHVSFNFAHKMSDGWTASSVFDWGFDPFGGKGFTTTPKDQLDTGDSKIKLTSRLGYVALSNDMYGTISFGKQWGVWYDVVSGTDNAVIWGGSADGAYTFSNNGATNGVGRADRVIQYRNTIGDFSFAVQTQLQQDSVDLTAVNMDGNFGPVAPMNVTEAERKDENLLKAAKKQYDKYHLATIEYNNTYGMSASYTLMSDLQVVVGGNIGKFTSTYKDSSIGKSQRTDYIYGLGINYGNLSHEGLYVAANVNKNQWHQADVNGNMLPEAVGVEFYTAYNLGNGLRPYAVFNHLQSNEDYASKAGTVVESKMQYAAFGVAYSWDKNIFMYAEGKVDFSDYKTVKDGNVTKSEGKNGFGVGIRYKF; this comes from the coding sequence ATGAACAAAACTATCATCGCAACTGCTCTTGCCGCGATCATCGCAGCGCCAGCAGCCTCCGCAGCAGTACAAGTTTACCAAGACAATACCAATCAGTTCACCTTCGGTGGTCAACTGGATGCCCGTTTAATTACTGACCAGAGCCTGAAGCACAGCCCTAACATGGTTAGCAAAGGTACACATGTTAGCTTTAACTTTGCTCATAAAATGTCTGATGGATGGACTGCATCTAGCGTGTTTGACTGGGGCTTTGATCCATTTGGTGGTAAAGGTTTCACCACCACACCTAAAGACCAACTGGATACTGGCGACAGCAAAATTAAGCTGACCAGCCGTCTGGGTTATGTTGCTTTGAGCAATGATATGTACGGTACAATCTCCTTTGGTAAGCAATGGGGTGTATGGTATGACGTTGTTTCTGGTACCGATAACGCTGTAATCTGGGGTGGCAGTGCAGATGGTGCTTATACCTTCAGCAACAATGGTGCGACTAACGGTGTAGGTCGTGCTGACCGTGTAATTCAATACCGTAACACCATTGGCGATTTCAGCTTTGCTGTACAAACACAGTTACAGCAAGATTCTGTTGATTTAACAGCTGTGAACATGGATGGTAATTTTGGTCCAGTTGCTCCGATGAATGTGACTGAGGCTGAAAGAAAGGATGAGAATCTGCTTAAAGCAGCTAAGAAGCAGTATGATAAATATCATCTGGCAACGATCGAATATAATAACACCTATGGTATGTCTGCATCTTACACGCTGATGAGTGATTTGCAGGTAGTTGTTGGTGGTAATATTGGCAAGTTTACTTCTACATACAAAGATAGCAGTATTGGTAAGTCACAACGTACAGATTATATCTATGGTCTAGGTATTAACTATGGCAACCTTTCTCACGAAGGTCTGTATGTTGCTGCTAACGTAAATAAAAACCAATGGCACCAAGCTGATGTTAATGGCAACATGTTGCCAGAAGCCGTAGGCGTAGAATTCTACACTGCATACAATCTGGGCAATGGCTTGCGTCCATATGCTGTATTTAACCACCTGCAATCTAATGAAGACTATGCTTCAAAAGCTGGTACTGTAGTTGAATCTAAGATGCAGTACGCTGCATTTGGTGTGGCTTACAGCTGGGATAAGAACATCTTTATGTACGCTGAGGGTAAAGTTGATTTCAGTGACTACAAGACTGTTAAAGATGGTAATGTTACCAAATCTGAAGGCAAAAATGGCTTCGGTGTTGGTATCCGCTACAAGTTCTAA